One region of Panulirus ornatus isolate Po-2019 chromosome 42, ASM3632096v1, whole genome shotgun sequence genomic DNA includes:
- the LOC139762050 gene encoding uncharacterized protein — translation MRNTFITMSLLTLVLVTLQLQLSVLEGQGPGGSWGSSVGSVSAVLEAAPQPYCCLILLTDGAMSTETAIKEVRALRTPCGEAIFQVSTAANVSWASLAKAIVHARQLRGRSRYVTMLVVSDDLNFLAAFAELSVRGRLLVWDTRLLLLSHLPLWQVQHLLRTHWTYTMMRAVFILPSNTSDVQK, via the exons ATGAGGAATACATTTATCACGATGTCTTTGCTGACTCTTGTTCTTGTGACTTTACAGCTTCAACTCTCAG TTTTGGAGGGCCAAGGTCCAGGTGGAAGTTGGGGATCGAGTGTGGGGTCGGTAAGCGCAGTGTTGGAAGCAGCGCCGCAGCCTTATTGCTGCCTGATCCTCCTCACAGATGGTGCCATGTCAACAGAAACCGCCATCAAG GAGGTGAGGGCGCTGCGGACCCCATGTGGAGAGGCGATATTCCAAGTGTCAACGGCCGCTAATGTGTCCTGGGCCTCACTAGCCAAGGCGATTGTTCACGCCCGCCAG CTAAGGGGGCGGTCGAGGTACGTGACCATGCTGGTGGTAAGTGATGACCTCAACTTCCTGGCCGCCTTCGCCGAGCTGTCAGTGCGGGGTCGCCTTCTGGTGTGGGACACAAGGCTCCTGCTCCTCTCTCACCTGCCACTCTGGCAGGTCCAGCATCTCTTACGCACACACTGGACCTACACCATGATGAGGGCCGTCTTCATCCTTCCCAGCAATACCTCAGATGTACAAAAGTAA